A part of Dermacentor variabilis isolate Ectoservices chromosome 10, ASM5094787v1, whole genome shotgun sequence genomic DNA contains:
- the LOC142560329 gene encoding uncharacterized protein LOC142560329, translating to MPEEEDDDEKKGKDKKGGKDDKKDDKKDKKGGKDDKKDKDKGGKDKGGKEKHPKSPKSPAKASAKASGKGSAKGSVKGSPKSDKRVEESSDKIEKSERSDKSEKSERAERADKPQEKPKRPALGPYKAPPPSETMLRAMAEPGPVYAERFYNDEYEDEQEGRNYVEVQMYQRRSGTNISEGEGGGHGMGGGGTRGQTFYVDVPPPRPPRPPAFDEYYVDEQPPPPPRRARSERLERQSMTQQPVFYDESCGGGTLQRQRQDAYFDYSEPAGPAGSVPRLEPPPQSRRPIVLPPTTVVVNLSESGAPLPPAGPPARPGGYERQLATGASMRSHEEFRHQQSDMHVRNAPMTTQLTQQLRDIALQHQRPMDDNVISSTERVIYEVIRKMESTSSETSEERPPGTILRNQAAGGMSPMSPQRPAMSPQRPAMSPQRLAMSPPGMMSPGMIRGPPMGMIRSPISAGSRGYLVRAPSGPLRVATPRIPVQYPHRWVPSSRGTPLTPAGRSRRRDDGMSLFPERSLIMLLVFLFLFVLVVVILAISGMTFPGFSKSKDRYA from the exons ATgccagaggaggaagacgacgacgaaaaaaaaggaaaggacaaGAAGGGAGGCAAAGACGATAAGAAAGACGACAAGAAGGACAAGAAAGGGGGCAAGGACGACAAAAAAGACAAAGACAAGGGAGGCAAGGACAAGGGAGGGAAAGAGAAACACCCCAAGAGCCCCAAGAGTCCGGCGAAGGCATCCGCCAAAGCTTCGGGCAAGGGATCTGCGAAGGGATCGGTGAAAGGCTCTCCCAAGTCCGACAAGCGCGTCGAAGAGTCTTCGGACAAGATCGAGAAGTCTGAAAGGTCCGACAAATCCGAGAAGAGCGAGCGCGCCGAGAGAGCAGACAAGCCGCAAGAAAAACCCAAGAGGCCGGCGCTGGGCCCATACAAGGCGCCGCCCCCGTCGGAGACGATGCTTCGAGCAATGGCCGAGCCGGGACCGGTGTACGCCGAACGGTTCTACAACGACGAGTACGAAGACGAACAGGAGGGCCGAAACTACGTCGAGGTGCAGATGTACCAAAGGCGATCCGGCACCAACATCAGCGAGGGCGAAGGAGGAGGGCACGGCATGGGCGGCGGCGGCACCCGCGGCCAAACCTTCTACGTGGACGTTCCACCTccgcggccgccgaggccgccCGCGTTCGACGAATACTACGTAGacgagcagccgccgccgcctcccAGACGCGCGCGGTCCGAGCGGCTGGAGCGACAAAGCATGACTCAACAGCCCGTCTTCTACGACGAAAGCTGCGGCGGCGGCACCCTGCAACGCCAGCGCCAGGACGCCTACTTCGACTACTCGGAGCCCGCCGGCCCGGCGGGGTCCGTGCCGCGGCTGGAACCGCCGCCGCAGTCCCGGCGTCCCATCGTGCTTCCGCCCACGACCGTGGTGGTCAACCTGAGCGAATCCGGCGCGCCTCTCCCTCCGGCCGGACCGCCGGCGCGACCCGGGGGCTACGAGAGGCAGCTGGCCACGGGGGCCTCCATGAGGTCCCACGAGGAGTTCCGCCACCAGCAGTCCGACATGCACGTCCGCAACGCACCCATGACGACGCAGCTGACGCAGCAGCTGCGCGACATCGCCCTGCAGCACCAGAGGCCCATGGACGACAACGTGATCTCGTCCACCGAGCGCGTCATCTACGAGGTCATCCGCAAGATGGAGTCCACGTCTTCGGAGACCAGCGAGGAGCGTCCACCGGGAACGATTTTGCGG AACCAGGCCGCCGGGGGTATGTCGCCGATGTCACCGCAGCGTCCAGCCATGTCGCCGCAGCGCCCAGCCATGTCGCCGCAGCGCTTAGCCATGTCACCACCGGGTATGATGTCACCGGGTATGATACGCGGCCCGCCCATGGGCATGATTCGCTCGCCCATATCAGCGGGAAGCCGCGGGTACCTGGTGCGGGCGCCCTCGGGCCCACTGCGCGTGGCCACTCCCAGAATACCCGTCCAGTACCCGCATCGGTGGGTCCCATCCTCTAGGGGCACGCCGCTAACACCGGCCGGCAGGTCCAG GAGGCGCGACGATGGCATGTCCCTGTTCCCTGAGCGTTCCCTCATCATGCTCCTCGTCTTCCTGTTTCTGTTCGTCCTCGTTGTCGTCATACTGGCCATCTCTGGCATGACCTTTCCAG GCTTTTCAAAGAGCAAGGACCGTTACGCGTAA
- the LOC142560327 gene encoding uncharacterized protein LOC142560327, with translation MPEEEEDDDKKAKGKKDDKKADKGKKDDKKGGKDKGGKGAKDKGHKDKGDKDKGGKDKGGKDKGGSKGGSVKASGVEVGASKDKKEKDHGNKESIKSPSQNSVKEPKPGPGKDKAAEKGGEKPAEGAKDDKAKLLAIFKSAEEARKKSSGAIPSASKEKADKPEGAEKAEKSSIKSAASVEKTLTETSKTETSDKSSVRSDSKSEVAEVALDLKKKSSVKAPKADEQAASTTVVRTLTARGPVYAEHYYDDETDDDGSRNYIEIQMFGRRHSAGHVDPSSQGGQAWNQCYYDAAQQPVSEAPAAQRTTVSYAGYGSDAGQVQAGSRCTSNQQFFSGPDPGGEQRADYGDLTLSVWQAPPQQQSDFCRDVAGVPQTAQYASSRELRAAARLEAARNAMDAARNAMIAHKLREMQQGLAGPLLDDAVTTERVIYEVTHGRPSIQTPESPATPPYHVSSGPLVVRSSQFYGAPSVSQAVVRHEIRQSSATRLQTASPPLQVRVDSNNGAIYNAAPGPSSMHGSAHGFRGPAAAQPVSLRLSKSVGGIQPLQAKAADIIRQQASIIERQSNIINQQSSIIEQQLSLVDATLRGRTSAGGVQQRDAYHVTQVVPQEFGVPALPGPQADGGAYDDEMVVNVEFVETNRMSRNPWNRR, from the exons ATGCcggaggaagaggaagacgacgacaaaaaGGCCAAGGGCAAGAAAGACGACAAGAAGGCCGACAAAGGTAAAAAGGATGACAAGAAAGGAGGCAAAGACAAGGGAGGAAAGGGCGCCAAGGACAAGGGTCACAAGGACAAGGGTGACAAGGACAAGGGTGGCAAGGACAAGGGAGGCAAGGACAAAGGAGGAAGCAAAGGCGGAAGCGTCAAAGCGAGCGGCGTCGAAGTGGGTGCCAGCaaggacaagaaagaaaaagaccacGGCAACAAAGAGTCGATCAAGAGTCCCTCGCAGAACTCGGTAAAGGAACCGAAGCCGGGACCCGGGAAGGACAAGGCGGCAGAGAAGGGAGGCGAGAAGCCGGCGGAAGGAGCCAAGGATGACAAGGCCAAGTTGCTCGCGATATTCAAATCCGCGGAGGAGGCCAGAAAGAAGAGTAGCGGCGCAATTCCGTCGGCTTCGAAGGAGAAAGCGGACAAGCCCGAAGGCGCCGAGAAGGCCGAGAAGTCTTCCATCAAGAGCGCCGCGTCCGTGGAGAAGACCTTGACGGAGACATCGAAGACCGAGACGAGCGACAAGTCGTCCGTGCGCTCCGACAGCAAGAGCGAAGTGGCCGAGGTGGCGCTAGACCTCAAGAAGAAATCGTCCGTCAAGGCCCCCAAGGCAGACGAGCAGGCGGCCTCGACGACCGTGGTTCGAACGCTGACGGCCCGGGGTCCGGTGTACGCCGAGCACTACTACGACGACGAGACGGACGACGACGGGAGCCGGAACTACATCGAGATCCAGATGTTCGGCCGCCGACACTCGGCGGGCCACGTCGACCCGTCGTCGCAGGGGGGACAGGCCTGGAACCAGTGCTACTACGACGCGGCGCAGCAGCCGGTCTCCGAAGCCCCCGCCGCCCAGAGGACGACCGTCTCGTACGCCGGCTACGGCTCCGACGCGGGACAGGTGCAGGCCGGCAGCCGCTGCACGTCCAACCAGCAGTTCTTCTCCGGCCCCGATCCCGGAGGCGAGCAACGCGCCGACTACGGCGACCTCACCCTGTCCGTGTGGCAGGCGCCTCCGCAACAGCAGAGCGACTTCTGCCGCGACGTGGCGGGCGTGCCGCAGACGGCTCAATACGCTTCGTCCAGGGAACTCAGAGCAGCTGCTCGCCTGGAGGCGGCGAGGAATGCGATGGACGCGGCGAGGAATGCGATGATCGCGCACAAGCTCAGGGAAATGCAGCAGGGTTTGGCGGGGCCGCTGCTGGACGACGCGGTGACCACGGAGCGCGTAATTTACGAAGTGACGCACGGTCGACCGAGTAtccagaccccggagtcgccggcGACGCCGCCGTACCACGTTTCCAGCGGGCCCCTGGTCGTACGCAGTAGCCAGTTCTACGGTGCGCCCAGCGTCAGCCAGGCCGTTGTTCGA CACGAGATTCGGCAGTCGAGCGCCACGCGCCTGCAGACcgcgagtcccccactacaagtGCGCGTCGACAGCAACAACGGCGCCATCTACAACGCGGCCCCCGGCCCGAGCTCGATGCACGGAAGCGCCCACGGCTTCCGCGGCCCGGCCGCGGCCCAGCCCGTGTCGCTCCGATTGAGCAAGAGCGTCGGCGGCATCCAGCCCCTGCAGGCCAAGGCGGCGGACATCATCAGGCAGCAGGCGAGCATCATCGAGCGCCAGTCGAACATCATCAACCAGCAGTCGAGCATCATCGAGCAGCAGCTGAGCCTGGTGGACGCCACGCTCAGAGGGCGTACGTCTGCGGGCGGCGTCCAGCAGCGGGATGCGTACCACGTGACGCAGGTCGTGCCGCAGGAGTTCGGCGTGCCGGCGCTGCCGGGGCCGCAGGCGGACGGCGGCGCGTACGACGACGAGATGGTCGTCAACGTCGAGTTCGTCGAGACGAATCGAA TGTCCAGGAACCCTTGGAACCGTCGCTAA